From the Xylanivirga thermophila genome, the window TATTAATAGAAGTGATAAATTTATTATAGTAGATAAACAAAAACTCTTAACTCTTCAGTTGTGTTGTTCAATTTTCAATTCAGTATGTATGATTATTTTGGGAGTTATAATAGTTATATATAATTTATCCGGTTTATATGTATTAGTATATGGGTTCATATTTATATTTATAAATTATATGATAATACCAATAGGTATAAATAAAGAATATATAAAGTACAAATAAAAATATTATATTAGTGTTAGTTCACATTCTTCTTATTATGCGACTTAGTTTAATAAAATAAAGCAATTTACAAGCATCTCATAAGAGGTGCTTTTTCATGCCCATTTCAAAGAAGATAATCATATTAATATATTTTCAAGATTATAAAAGTGGTGGTATTTTCCACTATCTTATTGATGAGTAGAGGTAGGAAAATTCAAAAAATAGAAAAATGAAATTTAGCGGTTCAGATGTAAAAGTCTGGCCGCTTTTTTATTTCCCCTAGAAAGGAGGTTACCTAGATGGTAAATGATGATGTCAATAACAAAGCTATAAACATTGAGATTAAGGTTGTACAGTATTCTGCAAAAGCCATTTTAAAAGCAATGAAAAAAATTATGGAAGATGCTGCTGAGAAAAGTCAGCCACTTGCAGACTACCTTAATGAAAAACGAAAGACTAACTCTAAAAAGCTTAAGGATATGGTAAAGAAGGGTCAGCTTGAAAATATTGATTTGCAGAAAGGTGAAGTCAAGGAACTTAAAAAACAACTTAACCGATGTGGAGTTAATTTCTCAGTTATGAAGAATAAGGAATCAGGGCTTTACTCTGTATTCTTCCAAGCCAAGGATACCAAGGTTATGGATTTAGCTTTTAAAAAGGCTATAGAAAGATCTGAAAAGAAAGAAAACAAAAGGGAGTCTACAAAAGAAATACTAAATAAATGGATTGAAGAGATAAAACAATATAATTATATATATAAAAATGGTTTTATATATAGTAATACAAGGATAATAGGTGAGTTGATATCTAATTGGAATTTTGATCCACTATTAATAAAACAATTTTTAAGAAAAATAACTGAATATGAAAGTGTAATATATTTTGAAACATTATTATTTATAATATTTCAAAATAATAGAAAGTTATTTAATGATGTAATAAATAAATCAATTTTAGATTATGTAGCTGGAAATAGCTTGAAAATAAAAGAATATTATGAGTCAAAAAATGATTCACTATATAGTTTAGCAGCTATGTATGCGAAATTTGATACAAACAAAAGATATAACTTATTAATGAAAGGATTAAATAATGATATTTTTAGACCAGCTTTTAAAGGTGAAGATTTATTTGATAGGATTTTAATAGAGTCTATAGATACTGCTTATGAAAATTACTGGATAAATAAGTCTGAATTAGAAGAAGCATTTTATTATTCCTTAGAATTATGGGAAAAATTAATTAAATTGGAGTTTGAGGAGAATAATCACTTAGATATATTGTTCGATGTATTTAAAGAATGTAAGTATCCAAGTATGGAAGGATATCCTATATTTAATTATATTCATATACCAACATCAATATTATTGAGTAATAATGAGACAAAAGATAAAATGTTGGAGTTTATTTTTAACAACCCTGGAAGGAATGGGATTTTTAATATGTTAAGAGTTTATTCCTTATTAGGAGAGGTTGAGCTTGGGAAAAAACATCTAAAGTTTTTATTTGAATTCGGTAAAGCATTATTGGATGTTGAAGAAATGAGTATTAAATCAAATGCCAAAATAGAATATACTGATATAATACAATCAAGTAGTAAAGATTGGATAATAAATGAATCAGATAATTATGCTTATTTAAAAAGAAATAAAGAAATAGTAATAAAGTGGAATGATTTTGATGATAGGAAAAAATTTCACGAAGAGTGGGCAACAAAACATATTGATAAGTCTGCATATATGTATGAGTACAAATTGTATAAAGATAATAAGTTGATAAAGGAATTTAATTTAGTCTATGTGGGTGGCTATAGGGCATTACTTCCAATGCCTAAATTAGGAACTAATATTGTGCCAAGAGATGAATATTATTTAAGTCGTATACTTAACAATAATATTGATGAATTAAATAATTACATGATATTATCTGGGTTAATAGTAGAATAAGTTAGCACATTCTCCATGAAAATATATAGAAGAAAAAACATGTAGATATTAATTTTTGGTTCTAAATATAATTTTTCGAATTAGGGTGTATTACAGATCTTATGTTTATTCTAAATTTCTATTTAATTAAGAAAGAGAGTTATAAATTTAATGGACAATATTTTGTATCATACCCTTGACACAATAGGGAGTAGGAAAGACCTATATAGCTGCATTTGATTCAAAAAGCTATGAGCCCATAGGGAAGAAATATTAAATCAGGCAGAGCGTTCATTTAAAAGCGTAAGACCGGATCTAAAAACAGGTTTTTTTACCGGTGAAAAAAAGGATCAGGATGTAGATGCCCTCTTTGCTACCATACAAACCATAGGTCAAGATAGATATTTAAGTGAGGACTATTTTTCTTGTGATGCCTTTGACTATATAGTTATAGATGAATTTCACCATGCTGCTGCCAAGAGCTATTCCGGTATAATAGAGTATTTTACACCTAAGTTTTTGCTAGGGCTTACCGCTACCCCCGAACGAATGGACAACAAGGATGTTTTTGTCCTGTGTGATTATAATATAATATATGAAGCAAGGCTTTATGATGCCATAAATAAGGGATGGCTAGTACCATTTCGATACTATGGCATATACGATGAATTAATAGATTATGAGAAAATTGAATATAGAAATGGAAAATACAATGAAGTGCAGTTGGAACAGGCACTTATGTTAAATGAACGGACTGATTTTATATTAAAGCATTTTAAAAAATATCGAAACAAGCGGGCCATGGGATTTTGTGCTAGTAGAAGACATGCCATTTACATGGCAAAATATTTTTGCGAGCATGGAATAAAGGCATATGCGGTGGTAAGTGGAGAACAGAATAAATACTGCATGGATAGAAGAGAAGCCATAGCTAAGCTTAATAGGCGGGAGATAGAGGTCATATTTGCAGTGGATATATTTAATGAAGGGGTGGACATACCATCATTGGATCTTTTAATGTTTCTTAGACCCACTGAATCATCTACTGTATTTTTACAACAACTGGGGAGAGGTTTGAGAAAAAATCAAGGAAAAGAGTATGTGGTAATACTAGATTTTATAGGGAACTATAAAAAGGCTAATTTTGTACCCTTCCTTTTGAGTGAAAACATGGGAGAACATAATAGTATTGGGGAAAATAGAATTCTTCCTAATGACCATGAGTATCCAGATGGCTGCATAGTGGATTTCGATTTTCAACTTATAGACCTTTTTAAAAAGCAGGCTAGGCAGATGCAGAGTCTAAAATCTATCATATATGAGGAATATGTGAGGATAAGGGATATGTTAGGGCATCGGCCAACCAGACGGGAAATATTCATCTATATGGATGATCATATATATATAAATATGAAGAGAAGGCGTGATACGAATATTTTAATCGATTATTTAAGGTATTTATATGAAATAGATGAATTGATGGATGATGAAAAAATATTTCTAGGTACAAAAGCGCAGGAGTTTTTTAAAATGCTTGAAACTACTGCCATGTCTAGAAGTTATAAAATGCCCCTCTTTCTTGCGTTCTATAATGGCGGAAATATTAAATTTGCGTTGGATGAAGACGATATATATAATGCCTTTAAATCTTTTTATAGCAATGGATCAAATGGAATTGATATGTTGAAGGATAAATCTACTAAAGATTATAAAGCATGGGGCAAAGATAAATATATCCGGCTTTCACGTAGAAATCCTCAAAAGTTTTTAATTAGGACTCATTCGGAGTTTTTCTATGAGGCGGGAGGACTTTTTGGTTTAACCGATGAGCTAAAGAAATTTAAAGATAATAGGATTTTTGGAGAGCATTTCATAGATATAATACAATATAGAACCATAAGATATTATAAGAAAAGGTTTGAAGAAAAGGAGTAGCATTGTGGATAGATGTATTTTGTGTGATATATACAATAAAAATAAAGAAAAGGTAATAGCTGAAAATGAATTGTCTTTTGCCATATATGATAATTTTCCTGTAAATGAAGGTCATACATTGATATTGCCAAAAAGACATTTTGATAATTTTTTTGATGCCACTCAGGAGGAGATTAACCAAATTTATAGCCTTATACATATATGCAAAGAAAATATAGATGAAAAATATAAACCCACAGGTTATAATATAGGTGTTAATGTAGGATATGATGGGGGTCAGACCATCTGGCATGTACATATACATATGATACCTCAATATAAGGGGGATGTAAAAAATCCGCGGGGTGGGATAAGGCGAATAAAACCAGAGCTTGTATATTATGAGGGATAGGGAGGTTACAATGAAGAAAATATATAATAAGCTTGTAAGGGATAATATACCAGAGATTATAAAAAGTTCAGGGAAAAAATGCAATACGAGGTTTTTAGATAAGACCAGCTAATTAAAGTCAAGTAG encodes:
- a CDS encoding HIT family protein; this translates as MDRCILCDIYNKNKEKVIAENELSFAIYDNFPVNEGHTLILPKRHFDNFFDATQEEINQIYSLIHICKENIDEKYKPTGYNIGVNVGYDGGQTIWHVHIHMIPQYKGDVKNPRGGIRRIKPELVYYEG
- a CDS encoding DEAD/DEAH box helicase, which gives rise to MDNKDVFVLCDYNIIYEARLYDAINKGWLVPFRYYGIYDELIDYEKIEYRNGKYNEVQLEQALMLNERTDFILKHFKKYRNKRAMGFCASRRHAIYMAKYFCEHGIKAYAVVSGEQNKYCMDRREAIAKLNRREIEVIFAVDIFNEGVDIPSLDLLMFLRPTESSTVFLQQLGRGLRKNQGKEYVVILDFIGNYKKANFVPFLLSENMGEHNSIGENRILPNDHEYPDGCIVDFDFQLIDLFKKQARQMQSLKSIIYEEYVRIRDMLGHRPTRREIFIYMDDHIYINMKRRRDTNILIDYLRYLYEIDELMDDEKIFLGTKAQEFFKMLETTAMSRSYKMPLFLAFYNGGNIKFALDEDDIYNAFKSFYSNGSNGIDMLKDKSTKDYKAWGKDKYIRLSRRNPQKFLIRTHSEFFYEAGGLFGLTDELKKFKDNRIFGEHFIDIIQYRTIRYYKKRFEEKE